A stretch of the Nicotiana tabacum cultivar K326 chromosome 6, ASM71507v2, whole genome shotgun sequence genome encodes the following:
- the LOC107762243 gene encoding BOI-related E3 ubiquitin-protein ligase 1 translates to MAIQAQLYSENLGFPLGVSQDLMENNSSGFNQFSFNPQQQQHYEYPQQHQQLQNLYQKDNQNLMQFVPKYNSSSAQTMPTFSQSLTSQLEKQNIEINRFISLQNERLRLTLQEQRKKQVALILRKYESKAQYLLKQKDEEIAKAANRTTELQVLLKRMEIEKQTWQRMAKEKEAMVMSLNNTIEQLKETACSSPNNRGTAEDAESSCHVAEEDKTEQQCGHEMMMCKSCNSRISCMIFLPCRHLCSCKYCDTFLHSCPVCNMLKKASIEALI, encoded by the exons ATGGCCATTCAAGCGCAGTTGTATTCGGAGAATCTTGGTTTTCCTTTAGGAGTTTCGCAGGATTTGATGGAGAATAATTCTAGTGGATTCAATCAGTTTTCTTTTAACCCTCAACAGCAGCAACATTACGAGTACCCACAACAGCATCAGCAGTTGCAAAATCTTTACCAAAAAGACAATCAGAATTTGATGCAATTCGTCCCAAAATATAACAGTAGTTCTGCACAAACAATGCCAACGTTTTCCCAGAGTCTAACTTCCCAGTTAGAGAAACAGAACATTGAGATCAATCGGTTCATCAGTTTACAG AACGAGAGATTGAGATTGACACTACAGGAGCAGAGAAAGAAACAAGTGGCATTAATCTTGAGAAAATACGAGTCAAAGGCACAGTATTTGCTAAAACAGAAAGACGAAGAAATTGCAAAGGCAGCAAACAGGACAACAGAGCTACAAGTTTTGTTGAAAAGAATGGAAATAGAGAAGCAAACATGGCAGAGAATGGCCAAAGAGAAAGAAGCAATGGTGATGTCACTTAACAACACGATTGAACAGTTAAAAGAGACTGCTTGTTCATCACCAAACAACAGAGGTACTGCTGAAGATGCAGAGTCTTCTTGTCATGTAGCAGAAGAAGATAAAACAGAACAACAGTGTGGACATGAGATGATGATGTGCAAAAGCTGCAATTCTAGGATATCGTGCATGATTTTCCTGCCTTGCAGACACCTATGTTCATGCAAATATTGTGACACTTTTCTCCACTCATGTCCTGTCTGTAATATGTTGAAGAAAGCTAGCATTGAAGCATTGATTTGA